A stretch of Lathyrus oleraceus cultivar Zhongwan6 chromosome 6, CAAS_Psat_ZW6_1.0, whole genome shotgun sequence DNA encodes these proteins:
- the LOC127092327 gene encoding uncharacterized protein LOC127092327: MEGESNNNNKENSSETLSYENEEETSNHDVSEDHQLQNQQFGKIEAQWNCLPKLPYSNYVEYLSESSTYLPTSEYNLVGNNYQTLGGTNSFNDQGNAFGFKPIGSSSNDYGTRKHVGFWRNNGEEEEAIKAKTETTQNLLNAECDATWPSASVGDKHNALSIIPNSGSSFTKQKSEKTRCTDRQRRQRIADNLKALHELLPSPEVGSQAQAYILDDIIDYVKYLQNQLKELSGSKLESDSNAIPLVFHEGYGHYIKDQMLNEPLEEIAGKLVEEHSAATSQLLESKGLILLPIALVEDLNQDS; this comes from the exons ATGGAAGGAGAAagtaacaacaacaacaaagagaACAGTTCAGAGACATTATCATATGAAAATGAAGAAGAAACAAGCAACCATGATGTCTCTGAGGATCATCAACTTCAAAATCAACAATTTGGAAAAATTGAGGCCCAGTGGAATTGTTTGCCAAAACTACCTTATAGTAACTATGTTGAATATCTCTCTGAATCTTCAACTTATCTTCCAACATCCGAGTATAATTTGGTTGGGAAcaattatcaaacacttggtggCACAAACAGCTTCAATGATCAAGGAAACGCTTTTGGTTTTAAACCGATTGGTTCTTCAAGTAATGACTATGGTACTAGGAAG CATGTTGGGTTTTGGAGAAAcaatggagaagaagaagaagcgATTAAAGCTAAAACTGAAACTACTCAAAACCTTCTCAATGCTGAG TGTGATGCAACATGGCCAAGTGCTTCAGTCGGAGATAAACATAATGCTCTTTCTATAATTCCAAATTCAGGAAGCAGCTTCACAAAACAGAAAAGTGAGAAAACACGTTGCACTGACCGT CAACGCAGGCAACGTATCGCTGATAACCTCAAAGCTTTACATGAATTGCTTCCAAGTCCAGAAGTG GGTAGTCAAGCTCAAGCTTATATACTGGACGACATCATCGACTATGTTAAATACTTGCAGAATCAACTAAAG GAACTAAGTGGAAGCAAATTGGAAAGTGACTCAAATGCTATACCACTAGTTTTTCATGAG GGTTATGGGCATTATATAAAGGATCAAATGCTGAATGAGCCTCTCGAAGAGATAGCGGGGAAACTAGTTGAAGAACATTCAGCAGCAACAAGTCAGCTACTTGAAAGCAAAGGTCTTATTCTACTGCCTATTGCTTTGGTTGAAGATTTGAACCAAGATAGCTAG